One stretch of bacterium DNA includes these proteins:
- a CDS encoding carboxymuconolactone decarboxylase family protein: MTRQEIYKEIEETFGIVPSFIKHVPDGSLELEWKLLLQTQFAEGAIPNKYRELIGVAISAITKCKYCAYFHTAAARLNGATDEEIEDAVHFAKSSAGWSTYINGMQEDFEQFKKEIDAISAYVREKAAAAG, from the coding sequence ATGACGCGTCAGGAAATATACAAGGAAATCGAGGAAACTTTCGGGATTGTCCCCAGCTTCATAAAGCACGTTCCGGACGGCTCGCTGGAGCTTGAATGGAAGCTATTGCTCCAGACCCAGTTTGCCGAGGGAGCAATCCCGAACAAGTACCGCGAGCTTATCGGCGTGGCGATTTCCGCGATCACCAAATGCAAGTATTGCGCGTACTTCCACACCGCGGCTGCAAGGCTGAACGGCGCGACCGACGAGGAAATAGAGGATGCGGTCCACTTCGCGAAGAGCAGCGCCGGCTGGAGCACTTACATCAACGGGATGCAGGAAGACTTCGAGCAGTTCAAGAAGGAAATCGACGCCATCTCCGCCTACGTGCGCGAAAAGGCGGCGGCTGCGGGATAA
- a CDS encoding PQQ-binding-like beta-propeller repeat protein — translation MKAAIAFIAAACAILAAMYQISCNQAEIKPETNSPRRSIFAKSDPDDIWAQYARNENHDTFVGGKLGELRLVERVPGEPIFEKQGLQQGGVIYAGGKLFVPDDQGRILCVDALTGERIWQTRKQLPPGRFHVGGRYYKGVLFYGTMPGGLRAIDANSGNLLWESEGAEQMGGVRTIPVIRDGRLYFADTESRFYCTDAETGKTIWTKSLAHSEPCDADPVFALGNVIFATPAGILYSLNAESGSVEWAASFFLSLLATPALAEENLYLTCSDKGLYEVDAEDGRTRLLLSLEGGSTGVPLVHDGKTIIGDERNFLYCVNSKDASVEWKIELPTPPGGLTLGFEDAVVTICSIHEPIDFTLPRARGELEDYVRRKQPFRGISMEQWREATKGPDGEKAGEELVRNPPEVDTRKVVEANGNGYTMLAAKRAEAVVISWDGTILQRIALPTALQSAPVCSKDAIYALDTDGYFQVLKFG, via the coding sequence GTGAAAGCCGCCATAGCTTTCATCGCCGCCGCCTGCGCCATCCTTGCGGCGATGTATCAAATCTCCTGCAATCAAGCCGAAATAAAGCCGGAAACAAACTCTCCCCGGCGCTCCATCTTCGCCAAATCCGATCCCGATGACATCTGGGCGCAGTACGCGCGCAACGAAAACCACGACACTTTCGTCGGCGGAAAGCTGGGCGAACTGCGCCTTGTCGAAAGGGTGCCGGGCGAACCCATTTTCGAAAAGCAGGGACTGCAGCAAGGCGGCGTGATTTACGCGGGCGGCAAGCTTTTCGTGCCGGACGATCAAGGAAGGATTCTTTGCGTGGACGCCTTAACAGGCGAGAGAATCTGGCAAACGCGCAAACAGCTACCGCCCGGCCGTTTTCACGTGGGCGGCCGCTATTACAAGGGCGTTCTTTTTTACGGAACGATGCCCGGCGGATTGAGGGCGATCGATGCGAACAGCGGGAATTTGCTTTGGGAATCGGAAGGCGCGGAACAGATGGGCGGTGTGAGGACCATCCCCGTCATCCGTGACGGCAGGTTGTATTTCGCCGACACGGAATCCAGGTTTTATTGCACGGATGCGGAAACCGGAAAAACGATTTGGACGAAAAGCCTTGCGCATTCGGAACCGTGCGATGCGGATCCAGTTTTCGCGCTGGGTAACGTTATTTTCGCGACACCGGCCGGAATTCTGTATTCGCTCAACGCGGAATCGGGCTCCGTCGAATGGGCGGCTTCCTTTTTCCTGTCACTTTTGGCGACTCCCGCTCTCGCGGAAGAAAATTTGTATCTGACGTGTTCAGACAAGGGCTTATACGAAGTAGACGCCGAGGACGGAAGAACGCGGCTGTTGTTGTCGCTCGAAGGAGGAAGCACCGGAGTTCCGCTGGTTCACGATGGAAAAACAATAATAGGCGACGAAAGGAATTTTCTTTACTGCGTGAATTCAAAAGACGCTTCGGTTGAATGGAAAATCGAATTGCCCACCCCCCCCGGAGGATTGACGCTTGGATTCGAGGACGCCGTCGTGACCATTTGCTCGATTCACGAGCCGATCGATTTCACGCTTCCGCGGGCAAGGGGGGAACTCGAGGATTACGTGCGAAGAAAGCAGCCGTTCAGGGGAATCTCGATGGAACAATGGAGGGAAGCCACAAAAGGACCCGACGGCGAGAAAGCAGGAGAAGAGCTGGTGCGGAATCCGCCCGAAGTGGACACCCGCAAAGTGGTTGAAGCGAACGGCAACGGCTATACTATGCTGGCAGCCAAGCGCGCGGAAGCGGTCGTGATATCTTGGGATGGAACGATACTTCAGCGAATCGCCCTGCCGACCGCGCTGCAATCCGCGCCGGTTTGCTCAAAGGACGCGATTTACGCGCTTGACACTGACGGATACTTTCAGGTGCTTAAATTCGGATAA
- a CDS encoding NYN domain-containing protein: MQNSNRVIAYIDGYNLYHGIKERGWNRFLWLDVRMLVCQLLKPYQALVHTKYFTARSTGRQDSRKRQALYLDAIQTLPDTSLHFGKFKNLDRECPHCGFKDTVPVEKMTDVNISIQLLGDAFENRFDSALLISGDSDLVPVVKAVRELDSAKRIIVAFPPGRHSKELQKCATGAFMIGRDRFLKSQLPNPATAGSGAVIVRPSEWT, translated from the coding sequence GTGCAAAACTCCAATCGGGTAATCGCGTATATCGACGGATACAACCTATATCACGGCATTAAGGAACGCGGCTGGAATCGCTTTCTATGGCTAGATGTCCGCATGCTCGTATGCCAGTTGCTAAAACCGTACCAGGCTCTGGTTCATACAAAGTACTTCACTGCAAGATCCACCGGCAGGCAGGACAGCCGCAAAAGGCAAGCGCTGTACTTGGACGCTATTCAAACATTGCCGGATACTTCGTTGCACTTTGGCAAATTCAAGAATCTGGACAGGGAATGCCCGCACTGCGGATTCAAGGACACCGTGCCGGTGGAAAAAATGACCGACGTCAACATTTCGATCCAATTACTCGGAGACGCTTTCGAAAACCGGTTCGACTCGGCGCTTCTAATTTCCGGCGACAGCGATTTGGTTCCCGTAGTGAAAGCCGTCCGCGAATTGGACTCTGCAAAAAGAATCATCGTCGCATTCCCGCCGGGCAGGCATTCCAAAGAGCTTCAGAAATGCGCGACAGGGGCATTCATGATTGGCCGGGACCGTTTCTTGAAATCGCAATTGCCTAATCCGGCAACAGCCGGATCCGGCGCGGTTATCGTGCGGCCTAGTGAGTGGACTTGA
- the rsfS gene encoding ribosome silencing factor, with protein sequence MRIVAEAAKDKLAIGLRILDVSEVTDFTEYVVLCQGQTPLQNRAIADRIIEALKEYDIILSSLSGYRAADWILVDYDSFVVHVFLPELHEFYRLDELYSGGRELLLD encoded by the coding sequence ATGCGAATAGTGGCGGAGGCCGCGAAGGACAAGCTTGCGATCGGACTGCGGATATTGGACGTGTCCGAGGTGACCGATTTCACGGAGTATGTCGTTCTTTGCCAGGGGCAAACTCCGCTTCAGAACAGGGCGATTGCCGACAGAATCATTGAAGCGCTCAAAGAGTATGATATAATCCTGTCCAGCTTGTCGGGCTACCGTGCTGCCGACTGGATTCTGGTCGACTACGATAGCTTCGTCGTGCACGTTTTCCTGCCCGAGTTGCACGAATTTTACAGGCTTGACGAGCTGTATTCCGGCGGGCGGGAGCTTTTGCTTGATTAA
- a CDS encoding tRNA modification GTPase — translation MERGIFSPDDTIAAWAGAPAHSALGIVRLSGPRAHEIAGKIAGRTPDPERWCGADPQAFYTRLRRADGSGSLIDHCISLWFRAPHSYTGEDMVEFSIHGNPILGNEVVDECIRLGARLANPGEFTERAFLSGKMDLSQAEAVQELIASKSRREIEAARSLLSGGLRRQVEEWYARIVKLRASLEVIFDYPGDVSDVSYQPAPSEDGHRQYAVAPGSEEAEREAMREILAEITEAMDDLVAFHDRNKALREGVRVALAGAPNVGKSSLFNALAGYDRALTDAKPGTTRDYLELTLGWEQLTLTLVDTAGLRSGGGKVEKEGISRAYKVLADADAVLFLIDASDLKQPYGETATSALSGIPELSELKELVLVANKIDLIPNKSRKKLEAAIAEIEMATGLPVIEASAATGEGVAALRAWLAASLSPVSIEDRVLISERHRARVGKALYFLRHASESLRQGVPTDLVCIDLADAQRELAAITGREPTADLINEIFRGFCVGK, via the coding sequence GTGGAGCGCGGCATTTTTTCGCCTGACGACACGATAGCCGCCTGGGCGGGCGCGCCCGCGCACTCCGCGCTTGGAATCGTCAGGCTTTCCGGTCCGCGCGCGCATGAAATCGCGGGCAAAATCGCGGGCCGCACCCCCGATCCGGAACGCTGGTGCGGCGCCGACCCACAGGCTTTCTACACGCGCCTGCGCCGCGCGGACGGCTCCGGCTCGCTCATCGACCATTGCATCTCGCTCTGGTTCCGGGCGCCGCACAGCTATACCGGCGAGGATATGGTCGAGTTCTCCATCCACGGAAATCCGATACTCGGTAATGAAGTCGTGGATGAATGTATAAGGCTGGGCGCAAGGCTGGCCAACCCAGGCGAGTTCACCGAGCGCGCGTTCCTTTCCGGCAAGATGGACCTCTCCCAGGCCGAAGCCGTTCAGGAGCTTATCGCCTCCAAATCCCGCCGCGAAATCGAGGCCGCCCGCTCGCTTCTCTCCGGCGGGCTGCGGCGGCAGGTCGAGGAGTGGTACGCGCGAATCGTGAAATTGCGCGCGTCGCTGGAAGTGATTTTCGATTACCCCGGCGATGTTTCGGACGTGAGCTACCAGCCCGCGCCATCGGAGGACGGCCACCGCCAGTACGCCGTCGCGCCCGGCAGCGAGGAAGCCGAGCGCGAGGCGATGCGCGAAATCCTGGCCGAAATCACCGAAGCGATGGACGACCTCGTCGCGTTCCACGACCGCAACAAGGCGCTGCGGGAAGGCGTGCGCGTCGCGCTCGCGGGCGCGCCCAACGTGGGCAAGTCCAGCCTTTTCAACGCGCTGGCCGGATACGACCGCGCGCTGACGGACGCGAAGCCGGGCACGACAAGGGATTACCTTGAACTCACCCTCGGATGGGAACAGCTCACGCTCACGCTGGTTGACACCGCGGGGCTGCGCTCGGGAGGAGGAAAAGTGGAGAAAGAGGGCATCTCCCGGGCGTACAAAGTGCTCGCGGACGCGGACGCCGTGCTGTTTCTAATCGACGCGTCTGATTTGAAGCAGCCATACGGCGAAACCGCAACCTCCGCGCTTTCGGGAATCCCCGAACTCTCCGAGTTGAAGGAGCTGGTCCTAGTCGCGAACAAGATAGACTTAATCCCAAATAAGTCGCGCAAAAAACTGGAAGCCGCGATAGCGGAAATCGAAATGGCGACCGGCCTGCCCGTGATCGAGGCAAGCGCCGCGACCGGCGAGGGAGTCGCAGCGCTGCGCGCGTGGCTTGCCGCGTCGCTTTCGCCCGTTTCGATCGAAGACAGGGTTTTAATCTCCGAGCGCCACCGGGCGCGCGTCGGAAAGGCGCTTTACTTCCTGCGCCATGCATCCGAATCGCTGCGACAGGGCGTCCCGACCGACCTCGTTTGCATCGACCTGGCCGACGCGCAGCGGGAGCTTGCGGCAATCACCGGCCGGGAGCCCACGGCGGACTTGATAAACGAAATCTTCCGCGGCTTCTGCGTGGGGAAGTAG